Proteins encoded within one genomic window of Bemisia tabaci chromosome 2, PGI_BMITA_v3:
- the LOC109040049 gene encoding uncharacterized protein, with translation MQCQIKSMGDKDKPSDTLPKRGRVTEVCKEWLIHEDGALAYKLQKEEVEQHYSGNKQRNAQVREDFPRAKDEQLREEIEARLKYQQLISQQEEEDARLAKVLAERIRKEDDERRQRLAFQDEELARQVQKREKLKAIEKERYPFSYGSLHGSPSVHPDVNSVGLPIVDNQSNSTNYLVHTLQNSKTKNNHRLVEEESYQYQAVSNDYSSTVTDLDDLAQEDVENVLSDRDLEEEAIRRLQEQKDEELARLLQEQEEEANSPSLIDRDRLLAIEAQDKELARLLQDRERAKLKRARERAKQKALLKKQQQEMENGEIRVSDSASNLSVEAGAEKLSKMKISSSHPLEESSRNSCGKSRSLPKNQVTDLDAIEVMSSEPVTSFQPMQNIAMAIDPTYSPQKPNQKSNFQHPPLPEVISADVEEEDYDDEANISQAGAYLPIVQGQRRTASLEKKSKKNKNKEGCTQQ, from the exons TTTGCAAAGAGTGGTTGATTCATGAAGATGGTGCTCTTGCCTATAAACTACAGAAAGAAGAAG TGGAACAGCATTACTCTGGAAACAAACAGCGAAATGCACAAGTTCGCGAAGATTTTCCACGAGCAAAAGATGAGCAGCTTAGGGAGGAAATCGAAGCCCGCCTCAAATACCAGCAGCTTATCTCTCAACA ggAGGAGGAAGATGCAAGGCTTGCTAAAGTATTGGCAGAGCGGATTCGAAAAGAAGATGATGAAAGACGTCAACGATTAGCTTTTCAGGATGAAGAATTAGCCAGACAGGTTCAA AAACGAGAAAAACTTAAAGCAATTGAAAAAGAGCGATACCCCTTCAGCTATGGAAGTCTTCATGGTAGTCCTTCTGTACATCCTGATGTCAATAGTGTTGGTCTTCCGATTGTTGACAATCAGTCGAACTCCACAAATTATTTGGTGCACACTTTACA GAACTCCAAGACTAAAAATAATCATCGACTTGTTGAAGAAGAAAGCTATCAATACCAAGCTGTCAGTAATGATTACAGCTCTACTGTAACAGATTTAGATGATTTAGCACAAGAAGATGTGGAAAATGTTCTATCCGATCGAGATTTGGAGGAGGAAGCAATCAGAAGGCTTCAAGAACAAAAAGATGaa GAGCTTGCCCGATTGCTTCAAGAGCAAGAAGAAGAAGCTAACTCTCCATCTCTCATTGATCGAGACCGACTCCTTGCCATTGAAGCGCAAGATAAAGAATTGGCAAGACTGCTCCAAGATAGG GAAAGAGCCAAATTGAAAAGGGCCCGGGAACGTGCGAAACAAAAAGCTCTTTTGAAGAAGCAGCAGCAGGAAATGGAAAATGGAGAAATCAGGGTCTCCGACAGTGCCTCAAACTTAAGTGTTGAGGCTGGTGcagaaaaattatcaaagatGAAGATATCCTCATCACACCCACTTGAAGAGTCTAGTAGAAATTCATGTGGAAAGTCACGATCATTGCCAAA gaaCCAGGTCACAGATTTAGATGCAATTGAAGTCATGTCTTCGGAGCCTGTCACCAGTTTCCAGCCCATGCAAAACATTGCAATGGCAATTGACCCCACTTATTCTCCGCAAAAACcaaatcaaaaatcgaattttcagcATCCGCCACTGCCAG AAGTCATAAGCGCAGATGTTGAAGAAGAAGATTACGACGATGAAGCGAATATTAGTCAAGCTGGTGCGTACTTGCCGATTGTTCAAGGACAACGAAGAACCGCCTCTCTCGAaaagaaatcaaagaaaaataagaacaagGAAGGCTGCACTCAACAGTAA